A region from the Benincasa hispida cultivar B227 chromosome 12, ASM972705v1, whole genome shotgun sequence genome encodes:
- the LOC120067703 gene encoding uncharacterized protein LOC120067703 isoform X2 — protein sequence MKLVWSPETASKAYIETVQSCDLHQESGVAELISAMAAGWSAQFILETWSSGGAIATSIGLAVARRHVGGRHVCVVPDERSEGEYSRAMERAGLVPEVIVGEPEEVMEGLIGIDFLVVDSQRRNFSRVLKLANLSSRGAVLICKNANSRSDSSFRWKSVTDNGTRRLVRSAFLPVGKGLDIAHVAAAGGNSGSGGGKGKWIKHVDRRSGEEFVIRK from the exons ATGAAGCTGGTTTGGTCTCCTGAGACGGCTTCCAAAGCCTACATCGAGACCGTTCAATCG TGTGATCTTCATCAAGAATCCGGCGTTGCGGAACTGATTTCAGCGATGGCGGCGGGATGGAGTGCGCAATTTATTCTGGAGACGTGGTCGAGCGGCGGAGCGATTGCGACGAGTATAGGTTTGGCGGTGGCTCGCCGTCACGTCGGAGGGAGACACGTGTGTGTAGTTCCTGATGAGAGATCGGAGGGAGAATATTCGAGAGCGATGGAAAGAGCGGGATTAGTGCCGGAAGTGATCGTCGGAGAGCCAGAGGAGGTTATGGAAGGACTTATAGGCATAGATTTTCTGGTGGTGGATAGCCAGAGAAGGAATTTCAGTCGAGTTTTGAAACTTGCGAATCTGAGTTCTAGAGGCGCGGTTTTGATTTGCAAGAACGCGAACTCGAGAAGCGATTCGAGTTTCAGATGGAAAAGTGTTACGGATAACGGAACGCGGCGGCTGGTTCGATCGGCGTTTTTGCCGGTGGGAAAGGGTTTGGATATAGCGCATGTGGCGGCGGCCGGAGGGAATTCGGGGTCCGGCGGAGGGAAGGGAAAATGGATCAAGCATGTTGATCGACGGTCAGGGGAGGAGTTTGTAATCCGGAAGTGA
- the LOC120067703 gene encoding uncharacterized protein LOC120067703 isoform X1 encodes MKLVWSPETASKAYIETVQSFSMKCDLHQESGVAELISAMAAGWSAQFILETWSSGGAIATSIGLAVARRHVGGRHVCVVPDERSEGEYSRAMERAGLVPEVIVGEPEEVMEGLIGIDFLVVDSQRRNFSRVLKLANLSSRGAVLICKNANSRSDSSFRWKSVTDNGTRRLVRSAFLPVGKGLDIAHVAAAGGNSGSGGGKGKWIKHVDRRSGEEFVIRK; translated from the exons ATGAAGCTGGTTTGGTCTCCTGAGACGGCTTCCAAAGCCTACATCGAGACCGTTCAATCG TTTTCTATGAAGTGTGATCTTCATCAAGAATCCGGCGTTGCGGAACTGATTTCAGCGATGGCGGCGGGATGGAGTGCGCAATTTATTCTGGAGACGTGGTCGAGCGGCGGAGCGATTGCGACGAGTATAGGTTTGGCGGTGGCTCGCCGTCACGTCGGAGGGAGACACGTGTGTGTAGTTCCTGATGAGAGATCGGAGGGAGAATATTCGAGAGCGATGGAAAGAGCGGGATTAGTGCCGGAAGTGATCGTCGGAGAGCCAGAGGAGGTTATGGAAGGACTTATAGGCATAGATTTTCTGGTGGTGGATAGCCAGAGAAGGAATTTCAGTCGAGTTTTGAAACTTGCGAATCTGAGTTCTAGAGGCGCGGTTTTGATTTGCAAGAACGCGAACTCGAGAAGCGATTCGAGTTTCAGATGGAAAAGTGTTACGGATAACGGAACGCGGCGGCTGGTTCGATCGGCGTTTTTGCCGGTGGGAAAGGGTTTGGATATAGCGCATGTGGCGGCGGCCGGAGGGAATTCGGGGTCCGGCGGAGGGAAGGGAAAATGGATCAAGCATGTTGATCGACGGTCAGGGGAGGAGTTTGTAATCCGGAAGTGA